In one window of Leptospira sp. GIMC2001 DNA:
- a CDS encoding ATP-binding cassette domain-containing protein, producing MTSTEIKPAPILEIQDLSITVRTGTKILDSFSWTFERGKIYSLIGESGSGKTSFAFSLFGILPRLSKIDYSKFDIGGTDWKVWEQRDWLNLRGKKIAMIPQNPNLAFHPYRTLGDQLIEFFAITNNDYAKPDRIIEILENFGLRSPEQAFDSLPSRLSGGEKQRICIAMVHFSGAEIIVADEPTTALDPIQTKKIMQLLLRPVKEENRTLILITHNLKLMNKIADEVMVIKNGKMVEKNIRSYGEIFSFKSEYAQMLMENI from the coding sequence TTGACCTCAACTGAGATTAAACCTGCACCAATTCTAGAAATTCAGGATCTCAGTATCACTGTTCGAACTGGTACAAAAATTTTGGATTCCTTTAGCTGGACTTTTGAACGAGGCAAAATCTATTCTTTGATTGGCGAATCTGGAAGTGGTAAGACTAGTTTTGCTTTTTCTCTATTCGGAATCTTACCTAGACTTTCAAAAATTGATTATTCCAAATTCGACATTGGAGGAACTGATTGGAAGGTCTGGGAACAACGCGATTGGTTGAATCTTAGAGGCAAGAAGATTGCAATGATTCCTCAGAATCCAAATCTTGCTTTTCATCCCTATAGAACATTGGGAGACCAACTTATTGAATTCTTTGCGATTACCAATAATGACTATGCAAAACCTGATCGAATTATCGAAATTCTAGAGAATTTTGGACTTAGGTCCCCAGAACAAGCTTTTGACTCACTTCCATCTCGTCTGTCGGGAGGGGAAAAACAAAGAATCTGCATTGCAATGGTGCATTTTTCAGGTGCAGAGATTATTGTTGCAGACGAACCTACAACCGCTTTAGATCCCATCCAAACCAAAAAAATTATGCAGTTATTGTTAAGGCCAGTTAAAGAAGAAAATAGAACCTTGATATTGATTACTCATAATTTAAAATTAATGAATAAAATCGCCGATGAAGTTATGGTGATCAAAAATGGCAAAATGGTCGAAAAGAATATTAGATCATACGGTGAAATATTCTCGTTTAAATCTGAATATGCGCAGATGCTTATGGAAAATATTTAG
- a CDS encoding FHA domain-containing protein codes for MHVRLFIITIFFFLNTSAVISKPTFIFEGIDKSKFPEIEIRIRENMKTDLGISNLVVAEEMDGLRTIPIDLEIHRDAVSEPIQLVVSIQPTDSKAINQWSTDLVLSLSTVIEKKDRLAVHIQEDKRFLFLANQSTDSLQSGFILPSVETYSKTLESISFLLDKLSVSERKPPFLLIVLHSRKIPDRDNLIELSKKSRRMGIPIHILGFDSSETRKLTEYTDANFYSLEDKNSTKKLFEDIQHYKKPPYRIKYSSRKKIQLFDEKTIQVDIGILNVQNLSTSYRINIVTRLEDALRDPSIFLPTSIFFLLICITALFLLPRIRASRKNRSSEIDSHKKTSGNGRDEESVYEHMYGKKEGSGQTSRSFDDEYYESSMEEASHNSLAIQLNGEAYERAILIQKEGPSPGRQFNINQSETIIGRSETSDFVIWDNSVSPQHAKIRSIEKHFILYDLLSSQGIFLNGKKLLRPKVLFDFDEIRIGKTLLIFRGK; via the coding sequence ATGCATGTAAGATTGTTCATCATTACGATTTTCTTTTTTCTGAATACATCTGCAGTCATATCCAAACCCACTTTCATTTTTGAAGGTATCGATAAGTCAAAATTTCCCGAAATAGAAATCCGTATTCGTGAGAATATGAAAACAGATTTAGGAATTTCCAATCTTGTGGTTGCAGAAGAAATGGATGGACTCAGAACAATTCCTATAGACTTAGAAATTCATCGAGATGCTGTCTCTGAACCGATCCAATTGGTTGTCAGTATCCAACCAACGGATTCCAAGGCAATCAACCAATGGAGCACCGATTTAGTCCTATCTCTTTCAACCGTCATTGAAAAAAAAGATCGCTTAGCTGTACATATCCAAGAAGATAAAAGATTTCTTTTCCTTGCAAATCAATCAACCGACTCATTGCAATCGGGTTTTATATTGCCTTCTGTTGAGACGTATTCCAAAACTCTGGAATCGATTTCATTTCTGCTAGATAAACTCAGCGTCTCGGAACGCAAACCTCCGTTTTTGTTGATAGTATTGCATTCAAGAAAAATTCCAGATCGAGACAACCTAATTGAACTTTCCAAAAAATCCAGAAGAATGGGAATACCAATTCATATTCTTGGATTCGATTCCTCAGAAACAAGAAAACTCACAGAATATACGGATGCGAATTTTTATTCCTTAGAAGATAAGAACTCCACCAAAAAACTATTCGAAGATATTCAACATTACAAAAAACCACCGTATCGAATCAAATACAGCTCTAGAAAAAAAATTCAGCTCTTTGATGAGAAAACAATCCAAGTCGATATTGGAATCTTGAATGTACAAAATTTAAGTACATCCTACCGAATCAATATAGTGACTCGTCTCGAAGACGCTCTTCGTGATCCTTCCATTTTTCTTCCAACTTCCATATTCTTTCTGTTAATCTGCATAACAGCCCTTTTCTTATTACCTAGAATTAGAGCATCGAGAAAGAATCGATCTTCAGAAATAGATTCACATAAAAAGACATCTGGCAATGGTCGAGATGAAGAATCTGTTTATGAACATATGTATGGTAAAAAAGAAGGTTCAGGGCAGACTTCGAGAAGTTTCGATGATGAATATTATGAATCTAGCATGGAAGAAGCATCTCACAATTCTTTAGCTATTCAGCTGAATGGCGAAGCCTATGAGCGAGCAATTTTGATTCAAAAGGAAGGTCCAAGTCCGGGCCGACAATTTAATATCAATCAATCGGAAACGATAATAGGTCGAAGCGAAACCTCAGATTTTGTGATATGGGACAATTCAGTGAGCCCACAACATGCAAAGATTCGAAGTATCGAAAAGCATTTCATTCTCTATGATTTGCTTTCTTCGCAGGGTATTTTTCTAAATGGAAAAAAATTGCTGAGACCAAAAGTCCTATTTGATTTCGATGAAATTAGAATAGGAAAGACTCTTTTGATATTTCGTGGCAAATAA
- the leuC gene encoding 3-isopropylmalate dehydratase large subunit has protein sequence MKTMFEKIWEDHLVKEDGGTSLIYIDRHLIHEVTSPQAFESLRFTKRKVRRPEATIATMDHNVSTRTRDYDSADPISAIQMRTLQKNCEENGIKLYDLKHPDQGIIHVIAPELGITQPGMTLVCGDSHTSTHGAFGALAFGIGTSEVEHVLATQTLVQKQAKTMEIRIEGKISDKVTSKDIVLAIIGKIGTDGATGYVIEYTGDGIHSLSMEARMTICNMSIEAGARAGLISPDEITFEYLKGKDFSPKGEEWDKAVEKWKHYVTDPGAKFDKTVILKAEDIAPMVTWGTSPGQVIPVTESVPVTSSEKDPTQKKSLENSLSYMGLGGGEKITDITINKVFIGSCTNSRIEDLRLAASTIKGKKVSSKVEAIVVPGSGRVKREAEAEGLDKIFIEAGFQWRNPGCSMCLAMNDDFLNPGDRCASTSNRNFEGRQGKGGRTHLVSPSMAAAAAVEGKFVDIRSWK, from the coding sequence ATGAAAACGATGTTTGAGAAAATCTGGGAAGATCACCTTGTCAAAGAGGATGGTGGGACGAGTCTTATTTATATAGATAGACATCTTATTCATGAAGTGACTAGTCCACAAGCCTTTGAGTCTTTGAGATTTACCAAACGCAAAGTGCGAAGGCCAGAAGCGACGATCGCAACTATGGATCACAATGTTTCAACTAGAACCAGAGATTATGATTCAGCTGATCCAATCTCAGCGATCCAGATGAGAACCCTTCAGAAAAATTGCGAAGAAAACGGAATTAAATTATACGACCTAAAACATCCTGATCAAGGCATCATCCATGTCATCGCTCCAGAGTTAGGAATAACGCAGCCTGGCATGACATTGGTCTGTGGTGATTCCCATACATCGACTCATGGAGCTTTTGGAGCCTTAGCATTTGGAATTGGAACATCCGAGGTGGAACATGTTTTGGCAACACAGACACTGGTTCAAAAGCAAGCAAAAACCATGGAGATTCGCATAGAAGGAAAGATCTCTGATAAAGTTACATCAAAAGATATAGTGCTCGCAATCATTGGAAAAATTGGAACTGACGGGGCGACCGGATATGTGATCGAATATACAGGAGACGGAATCCACTCATTATCTATGGAAGCAAGAATGACCATTTGCAATATGTCCATAGAAGCTGGCGCAAGAGCAGGACTTATTAGCCCAGACGAAATTACTTTTGAATATTTAAAAGGCAAAGATTTCTCTCCCAAAGGAGAAGAATGGGATAAAGCTGTAGAAAAATGGAAACATTATGTTACAGATCCAGGTGCAAAATTTGACAAAACAGTTATCCTTAAAGCAGAAGATATTGCGCCGATGGTAACATGGGGGACTTCTCCAGGTCAAGTGATTCCTGTAACCGAATCTGTTCCTGTAACGAGTTCAGAAAAAGATCCAACCCAGAAGAAGAGTTTAGAAAATTCTTTGAGCTATATGGGATTAGGTGGTGGAGAGAAAATTACTGATATTACAATCAATAAGGTTTTTATTGGATCCTGTACCAATTCAAGAATTGAAGATCTCAGACTGGCAGCATCAACTATCAAAGGGAAAAAAGTATCATCCAAAGTGGAAGCGATCGTTGTTCCCGGTTCAGGTCGAGTGAAAAGGGAAGCTGAGGCTGAAGGCTTAGATAAGATATTCATTGAAGCAGGATTTCAATGGAGAAATCCAGGCTGTTCCATGTGCCTTGCTATGAACGATGACTTTCTAAATCCAGGAGATCGTTGTGCTTCAACAAGCAATCGTAATTTTGAAGGTAGGCAAGGTAAGGGTGGACGTACGCATTTAGTGAGTCCATCCATGGCAGCAGCTGCTGCGGTCGAAGGGAAATTTGTTGATATCAGGAGCTGGAAATAA
- the leuD gene encoding 3-isopropylmalate dehydratase small subunit — MNPFTKHEGLPAILDRANVDTDAIIPKQFLRKIERTGFGKHLFHDWRFLDDAGEKINPDFILNQSRYLGASILVARDNFGCGSSREHAPWALEDFGFKAMIAPSFADIFYNNCFKNGMLPVVLQTSEVDEIFQFVAGNEGKKITVDLVNQVVEIPNGKSYKFEVDPVRKESLLNGWDDIGLTMRFEEDITKFENKQKATMPWLYRSAV, encoded by the coding sequence ATGAATCCATTTACAAAACACGAAGGGCTGCCGGCAATTTTGGATCGCGCGAATGTTGATACCGATGCTATCATTCCGAAACAGTTTTTAAGGAAAATTGAAAGAACAGGGTTTGGAAAACATTTATTTCATGACTGGAGATTTCTAGATGATGCTGGTGAAAAGATCAATCCAGATTTTATCCTCAATCAATCCAGATATTTGGGTGCTTCCATATTGGTTGCTCGTGATAATTTTGGCTGTGGATCTTCACGAGAGCACGCTCCTTGGGCACTTGAAGATTTTGGATTCAAAGCTATGATCGCTCCTAGTTTTGCGGATATTTTTTACAATAATTGTTTCAAAAACGGAATGCTACCTGTAGTGCTTCAAACTTCCGAAGTAGATGAGATTTTTCAGTTCGTTGCAGGAAATGAAGGCAAAAAGATTACAGTAGATCTAGTAAATCAAGTTGTTGAAATTCCAAATGGTAAATCTTATAAATTCGAGGTAGATCCCGTTCGCAAAGAGAGTTTACTCAATGGTTGGGACGACATTGGATTAACAATGCGTTTTGAAGAAGATATAACTAAATTTGAAAATAAACAAAAAGCTACAATGCCCTGGCTCTACAGATCAGCAGTCTAA
- a CDS encoding FKBP-type peptidyl-prolyl cis-trans isomerase, which produces MRNFNKILVTLVFASAVLYAADLGIKDVKVGKGKEALRGTQVTVHYVGTLTNGQKFDSSRDRNRPFTFILGENQVIQGWEKGILKMREGGVRKLTIPPQMGYGERAVGSIPANSTLLFDVELLKVN; this is translated from the coding sequence ATGAGAAATTTCAATAAAATTTTGGTTACACTAGTATTTGCCAGCGCAGTATTGTATGCTGCCGACCTTGGAATCAAGGATGTTAAAGTAGGCAAAGGCAAAGAAGCACTTCGAGGAACTCAAGTAACCGTGCACTATGTAGGTACACTGACCAATGGTCAGAAGTTTGACAGCTCAAGAGATAGAAATCGTCCTTTTACTTTTATCTTAGGCGAGAACCAAGTGATCCAAGGCTGGGAGAAAGGGATTTTAAAAATGCGAGAAGGCGGGGTTCGTAAGCTTACAATTCCTCCTCAAATGGGATATGGCGAAAGAGCTGTTGGCTCAATCCCGGCTAATTCAACCCTTTTGTTTGATGTAGAGTTATTAAAAGTAAACTAG
- a CDS encoding PLP-dependent cysteine synthase family protein, translating to MIDQISKSIDELGNGIINALNDIQGMFGKELSVANPVKNSILDLVGNTPIIRLNQIGSHIPGINFYLKAEFQNPTGSLRDRSAIAMIRDAEKRNKLKKNGTILTSGTGSSSLSFSWAGRTMGYKIKCLVSEGTDQEKIQKLSHYGADVEVVSGDPKDSILKYSGNSNFWYPDENSNMANPNHHFARTGPEIYRDLGGKVDIFVTGGGTGASVTGIGRFFRSIRPKTNTQVVLSGFKNSNFDLYFSTTNKEKVPIPEIFDPSVVAEFIAVTKEEALHYQSDLLIKEGIPVGITTGMILCAAIRYAEKLDVTSIPEPRNLVILCPDRE from the coding sequence ATGATCGACCAGATTTCCAAATCAATCGATGAATTAGGTAACGGAATCATCAATGCCCTGAATGATATTCAAGGCATGTTTGGAAAGGAATTGAGTGTCGCAAACCCTGTAAAAAATAGTATCCTGGATTTGGTTGGAAATACTCCCATCATTCGATTGAACCAAATCGGGAGCCATATTCCTGGAATCAATTTTTATCTAAAAGCGGAATTCCAGAATCCAACTGGAAGCCTGCGAGATCGAAGCGCAATTGCGATGATCAGAGACGCAGAGAAACGCAATAAATTAAAAAAAAATGGTACCATTCTCACATCCGGAACCGGCTCTTCTTCCTTATCATTTTCCTGGGCAGGGAGAACTATGGGATACAAGATTAAATGTCTTGTATCAGAAGGCACGGATCAAGAGAAAATCCAGAAGCTAAGTCATTATGGAGCGGATGTAGAAGTTGTATCTGGGGACCCAAAAGACAGTATTCTTAAATATTCAGGAAATAGTAATTTCTGGTATCCGGATGAAAACTCTAATATGGCGAATCCTAATCATCATTTTGCGAGAACTGGTCCAGAAATCTATCGAGACCTTGGAGGAAAAGTTGACATCTTCGTAACAGGTGGTGGAACAGGAGCATCCGTTACAGGCATTGGAAGATTCTTTCGATCCATCAGACCAAAAACAAATACTCAAGTTGTATTGTCTGGATTTAAAAATAGCAATTTTGATTTATATTTTTCTACAACTAACAAAGAGAAAGTTCCCATTCCAGAAATTTTTGATCCATCCGTAGTCGCAGAGTTTATAGCTGTAACCAAAGAGGAAGCTTTACATTATCAATCTGATTTATTGATCAAAGAAGGTATTCCTGTTGGAATCACAACAGGAATGATACTATGTGCTGCTATCAGATACGCAGAGAAACTGGATGTAACTAGTATTCCAGAGCCAAGGAATTTAGTTATACTTTGTCCTGATCGAGAATAA
- a CDS encoding patatin-like phospholipase family protein, translated as MKKQDSLGKFYLVEGIPIFRNLQPEEIESVAEKIQILDLKKGDFVFEEGKGNPYFYAIATGMVEVYKSKKDKSFEILEILRKGDYFGLISLLTNQPHSSTAKCLEDTRLLRMNAKDFRKVLQDIPNLGMAFARILSLILRKEILGEKDDIRNTIFAYWGDQTNPDDFLDQILEQTEILSGKKPVLLKFQKGKKESNHPYEKVYQIISKPKIREILERYMANFDFLFLDVSDSLPEVRRLLLSMTDILYYKKEVLLKSDIQKLIDEYPAIEINAIESIQPETIKSISRKVTGRRVGIALGGGAALGLSQIGILKVCQEEGLEFDMISGTSIGAVIGAYWAAGISWDVLLEVIAEFDSVFKFFRFIDFSFHKGLFSGRNIRSLLEKHLSGLQFSDLKIPLKLIACDIITRTEVELSSGNLVDAIMASVAIPGVFSPIHLADGRVLVDGGIVNPLPVSSLTKEGINRIVAVNSMPSSKIEVKSNDKNPSIIDIIVNSLYSLQYRIGKYSAQEADVYLNPILENSSWFEFYRGREFMEFGEIKARESIQDIKALFS; from the coding sequence ATGAAAAAGCAAGACTCGCTTGGGAAATTTTACTTAGTAGAAGGGATTCCGATTTTTAGGAACTTACAGCCTGAAGAGATAGAATCTGTTGCCGAGAAAATCCAAATTCTTGATTTAAAAAAAGGTGATTTCGTTTTCGAAGAAGGAAAAGGAAATCCTTATTTTTACGCAATCGCTACTGGTATGGTAGAGGTTTACAAATCTAAAAAAGATAAATCTTTTGAGATTTTGGAAATCCTTCGAAAAGGAGATTACTTTGGACTCATTTCTCTTCTAACCAATCAGCCTCATTCTAGCACGGCGAAATGCCTAGAAGACACACGCCTTCTTCGGATGAACGCAAAAGATTTTCGAAAGGTCTTGCAGGATATTCCGAATCTTGGTATGGCATTTGCAAGAATTCTATCCTTGATTTTGCGAAAAGAGATCCTTGGCGAAAAAGACGATATTCGAAATACAATTTTTGCATACTGGGGTGACCAAACTAATCCCGATGATTTTTTGGATCAAATACTAGAGCAAACCGAAATCCTTTCCGGGAAAAAACCCGTTCTATTGAAATTTCAAAAAGGCAAAAAAGAAAGCAATCATCCTTATGAGAAAGTTTATCAAATAATTTCTAAACCTAAAATTCGAGAAATTCTCGAACGCTATATGGCAAACTTTGATTTTTTATTCCTAGATGTATCTGATAGTCTTCCAGAAGTTAGGCGTCTGCTTCTGTCTATGACTGATATATTGTATTATAAAAAAGAGGTTCTATTAAAATCAGATATCCAGAAATTGATAGATGAATATCCAGCTATAGAAATCAATGCAATTGAATCTATACAACCCGAAACAATAAAATCGATTTCTAGAAAAGTGACAGGTCGTAGAGTCGGTATTGCATTGGGTGGAGGAGCAGCTCTTGGACTTTCGCAGATTGGAATTTTAAAAGTCTGTCAAGAAGAAGGATTAGAATTTGATATGATTTCCGGAACGAGTATCGGAGCAGTGATTGGAGCATATTGGGCTGCTGGCATATCTTGGGATGTTTTATTGGAAGTGATCGCGGAATTCGATTCGGTTTTTAAATTTTTTCGATTTATAGATTTTTCCTTTCACAAGGGATTATTCTCAGGAAGAAATATTCGTTCATTATTGGAAAAACATTTATCAGGTTTACAATTTTCTGATCTCAAAATTCCACTCAAGTTAATTGCCTGCGATATTATTACGAGGACAGAGGTTGAGCTATCCTCAGGTAACTTAGTGGATGCCATAATGGCAAGCGTAGCCATACCAGGCGTGTTTTCGCCAATTCATTTGGCTGATGGAAGAGTTCTCGTCGATGGTGGAATTGTAAATCCATTACCTGTTTCTTCGCTAACCAAAGAGGGAATCAATCGCATTGTAGCTGTCAATTCAATGCCATCATCTAAAATTGAAGTCAAATCTAATGATAAAAATCCATCTATCATCGATATTATTGTGAACAGTTTATATTCATTACAGTATCGTATTGGAAAATACTCTGCTCAAGAAGCTGACGTTTATTTAAATCCGATTCTTGAGAATTCGTCTTGGTTTGAATTCTATCGCGGTCGAGAATTTATGGAATTTGGAGAGATCAAAGCAAGAGAATCTATCCAGGATATTAAGGCATTATTTTCTTAA